In Paraflavitalea devenefica, the following are encoded in one genomic region:
- a CDS encoding Dph6-related ATP pyrophosphatase yields MDKIKAYMNWSGGKDSSLCLHKILQDDLYSIDSLLTSVNAAHNRISMHGVRRELLNAQAASIGLPLHTIELPEQPGMQEYEQAMLQQVTTLKATGYTKAVFGDIFLEDLKVYREQKLATVDMQCVFPLWKIPTQDLMREFLDGGFKAIIVCVNEKFLDKSFCGRLIDESFVRDLPANVDVCGENGEYHSFVFDGPIFNHPIPYTKGEIVYRRYEAPQTTDNSCNPMDQPSTYGFYFCDLLMP; encoded by the coding sequence ATGGATAAGATCAAGGCATATATGAACTGGAGCGGAGGCAAGGACTCTTCCCTGTGCCTGCATAAGATACTGCAGGATGACCTTTACAGCATTGACAGCCTGCTTACCAGTGTAAATGCTGCGCATAACCGCATTTCTATGCACGGTGTGCGCAGGGAATTATTGAATGCACAGGCAGCCTCTATTGGACTGCCGCTGCATACGATAGAACTGCCGGAGCAACCCGGCATGCAGGAATATGAGCAGGCCATGCTGCAACAGGTAACCACCCTGAAAGCAACAGGCTATACAAAAGCCGTATTTGGTGATATTTTCCTGGAAGACCTGAAGGTGTACCGGGAGCAAAAGCTGGCCACCGTGGATATGCAATGTGTGTTCCCCTTATGGAAGATACCTACGCAGGACCTGATGCGGGAGTTTCTTGATGGGGGATTCAAGGCTATTATTGTATGTGTGAATGAGAAGTTCCTCGACAAGAGCTTCTGTGGGCGATTGATTGATGAATCCTTTGTGCGCGACCTGCCGGCCAACGTGGATGTATGCGGCGAGAATGGGGAATACCATTCGTTTGTCTTTGACGGGCCTATATTCAACCATCCCATTCCCTATACCAAAGGAGAAATCGTGTACAGGCGCTACGAAGCGCCGCAAACGACTGATAATTCCTGTAATCCCATGGACCAACCGTCCACCTATGGATTTTACTTTTGTGATTTATTAATGCCATGA
- a CDS encoding DUF6580 family putative transport protein, translating to MSLSTFSPRNAVLLLIIVVIATLRLLSFIDMGPLTYFTPLGAMALFGAAYFSGHVKPYLFPLLTLFISDLILSFTLFAEFRTGLLYSGWYWTYLAFALMTVAGKLILKKVTITRIILATITATLIHWLVSDIGACVVENKLTLPFYLNRLVTAIPYELRFLGGTAFFSAVMFGIFELAQKKYTFLKPVKANN from the coding sequence ATGTCATTGTCAACATTTAGCCCGAGGAATGCAGTATTACTGCTCATTATTGTAGTGATAGCCACTTTGCGCCTGTTATCTTTTATTGATATGGGCCCATTGACCTATTTTACACCGCTGGGTGCGATGGCTTTATTTGGCGCTGCTTATTTCAGCGGCCACGTAAAACCTTACCTGTTTCCCCTGCTCACCCTGTTTATCAGTGACCTGATATTGTCTTTCACCCTGTTTGCAGAATTCCGGACCGGTTTGCTGTACAGTGGTTGGTATTGGACTTATCTGGCTTTCGCCCTGATGACAGTGGCCGGCAAGCTGATCCTGAAAAAGGTAACCATTACAAGGATCATCCTGGCAACTATCACTGCGACCCTCATTCACTGGCTGGTAAGTGATATTGGCGCCTGTGTGGTAGAGAACAAGCTCACGCTGCCTTTCTACCTCAACCGCCTCGTTACTGCCATTCCGTATGAGCTGAGGTTCCTGGGCGGCACTGCTTTTTTCAGTGCTGTTATGTTTGGCATATTTGAACTGGCACAGAAGAAGTATACCTTTTTGAAGCCTGTCAAGGCTAATAACTAA
- a CDS encoding cysteine-rich CWC family protein: MCKHEQKSCPRCRQAFECKVGDVLQCQCFGIQFTEEEKTFIEGRYSDCLCRNCLLELKQRSVLFTEKYSLDANK, from the coding sequence ATGTGCAAGCATGAACAAAAAAGCTGTCCCCGCTGCCGGCAGGCCTTTGAATGCAAAGTAGGCGATGTGCTCCAATGCCAGTGCTTCGGCATTCAATTTACCGAGGAAGAGAAAACTTTTATAGAAGGCCGCTACAGCGATTGCCTGTGCAGGAATTGCTTACTGGAACTGAAACAACGTTCCGTTTTGTTTACAGAGAAATATTCACTGGATGCCAATAAGTAA
- a CDS encoding ABC transporter substrate-binding protein, with translation MVACSFLPAATQMIYDMNLQHLLHGITFECPSVALAEKSKVVRCVLEGKHYSSIEIDRIFSASKAQGKSLYYVDEVLLQSIQPDVIFTQDVCEVCQIDTACTAAAVSKLEKQPQLLPLTPNNLQDVFGTAITIAAALGHEEAAYSYLAALQKRIDAIIDALRAHKAPPKRVMVMEWVEPIYNCGHWIPYQIAYAGGIDMLSNPGGDSIVTPWEKIVRYNPEVLVIAPCGFTIERTAEELHLLTNKAEWNQLAAVQQEAVYTADYDLFTQPSAGTLTDGIEILAAMFHPDLFTVPAHLQHKCSSLFKTNAYVQA, from the coding sequence ATGGTCGCCTGCTCCTTCCTCCCCGCCGCTACACAAATGATCTATGATATGAACCTGCAACACCTGTTGCACGGTATTACCTTTGAATGCCCTTCCGTGGCACTGGCCGAAAAAAGCAAAGTGGTACGTTGTGTGCTGGAAGGGAAACATTACAGCAGTATTGAAATAGACCGCATCTTTTCGGCTTCCAAAGCGCAGGGCAAAAGCCTGTATTACGTGGATGAGGTACTGCTGCAATCCATTCAACCGGATGTGATCTTCACCCAGGATGTATGTGAAGTATGCCAGATAGATACGGCCTGCACAGCAGCAGCCGTGTCCAAACTGGAAAAGCAGCCCCAACTGCTGCCGCTCACCCCCAATAACCTGCAGGATGTGTTTGGCACGGCCATTACCATTGCTGCAGCACTGGGCCATGAAGAAGCAGCTTATTCCTATCTCGCTGCCTTACAGAAAAGAATTGATGCCATTATAGATGCCTTACGCGCCCACAAAGCGCCCCCAAAAAGAGTCATGGTGATGGAATGGGTAGAACCCATTTACAATTGTGGTCACTGGATTCCCTACCAGATAGCTTATGCGGGCGGCATTGATATGTTGTCCAATCCCGGTGGCGACAGTATTGTAACGCCTTGGGAAAAGATCGTGCGGTACAACCCGGAAGTGCTGGTGATAGCACCCTGCGGCTTTACCATTGAACGTACGGCCGAAGAACTGCACCTGCTCACGAACAAGGCAGAATGGAATCAACTGGCAGCAGTACAGCAAGAGGCGGTGTACACCGCCGATTATGACCTGTTTACCCAGCCCAGTGCCGGCACGCTCACAGATGGTATTGAAATACTGGCGGCCATGTTCCACCCCGATCTCTTTACCGTACCTGCCCACCTGCAACACAAATGTTCCTCCCTCTTTAAAACAAACGCCTATGTGCAAGCATGA
- a CDS encoding TonB-dependent receptor plug domain-containing protein, whose product MTRRLLTLSALLAAMYTQAQDSTNAKSLDQVVITATKYPVKLSETGKVVTVIGREQIERSSGKSLAQVLTEQTGIIVNGANSNPGKDKSIFLRGASNDYTLILLDGIPVNDPSGSGGAFDLRLFPVEQIDHIEILKGSQSTLYGSDAVAGVINIITKKKGTKAIGFNGGATYGSFNTFTGDAGVSGHTKVVDYNINYSYTNTDGISEAVDTTGKAAFDKDGFTRQSVQANLAFRVNDKIKIAPYYRYSHYKGDFDADAFTDGTNTFRSLLNNTGAIATIALPKGTITANYGYSYSKRNYVTGFGSSFFRGKFHSGDVYLTQALNGQVKMLAGVNYQSYQLLDTTLEKKNPETSIISPYLSFFIQSDNGLHVEVGGRYNRHSEFGSHFTYSFNTSYLINQEVKVFANISSGFKAPTVFELFGPTFYGSNPKLKPEQSTNIEAGVQLQTWQHKLQLTATGFYRDIKDLIAYVGNQSINIDEQKDKGAELEVTVTPDEKWSIKASYTYVTGNIYQTRSGKDTSYYNLLRRPKSTIVASVGYQATKQLYISIAAQSLGKRTDLFFESVPPYGTIPVNLKAYTLLNAYAEYKLLDNKVRLFVDAKNLTDASYTEVYGYNTPGINIQGGFRINL is encoded by the coding sequence ATGACAAGAAGGTTACTCACATTATCGGCCCTGCTGGCAGCCATGTATACGCAGGCACAGGACTCAACAAACGCTAAATCGCTGGACCAGGTAGTCATCACGGCTACCAAATACCCGGTTAAACTCAGTGAAACGGGTAAAGTAGTGACGGTTATTGGCCGTGAGCAAATTGAACGCAGCAGCGGCAAAAGCCTCGCACAGGTTTTAACAGAACAAACCGGCATCATTGTCAATGGCGCCAACAGCAACCCCGGTAAGGACAAATCCATTTTCTTACGGGGCGCTTCCAATGATTATACATTGATCTTACTGGATGGTATTCCTGTCAATGATCCCTCCGGATCGGGCGGTGCATTTGACCTCCGGCTGTTTCCCGTAGAACAAATTGACCACATTGAAATACTGAAAGGCAGCCAGTCTACCCTATATGGTTCAGATGCGGTAGCCGGTGTGATCAATATCATTACAAAGAAAAAAGGCACTAAAGCGATCGGCTTCAATGGCGGCGCTACGTATGGCAGCTTTAACACCTTTACCGGTGATGCAGGTGTGAGCGGCCACACCAAGGTGGTGGATTACAACATCAACTATAGCTATACCAATACAGATGGTATTTCAGAAGCTGTAGACACTACCGGTAAAGCAGCTTTTGATAAAGATGGTTTTACCAGGCAAAGTGTACAGGCTAATCTCGCCTTCCGGGTAAACGATAAGATAAAAATAGCGCCTTACTACAGGTATAGCCACTACAAAGGCGATTTTGATGCAGATGCTTTTACAGATGGTACCAATACGTTCCGTTCTTTGCTGAATAATACAGGCGCCATTGCTACGATAGCCCTGCCCAAAGGCACCATCACGGCCAATTATGGTTATTCCTATTCCAAAAGGAATTATGTTACAGGTTTCGGCTCTTCTTTCTTCCGTGGAAAATTCCATAGCGGCGATGTATACCTTACCCAGGCATTGAACGGCCAGGTAAAAATGCTGGCAGGCGTTAACTACCAAAGCTACCAGTTGCTGGATACTACCCTGGAAAAGAAGAACCCCGAAACATCCATCATCAGCCCTTATCTCTCTTTCTTTATACAAAGCGATAATGGCCTTCACGTAGAAGTGGGCGGAAGGTATAACCGTCATTCAGAATTTGGCAGCCATTTTACTTATAGTTTCAATACTTCCTACCTGATCAACCAGGAGGTGAAAGTCTTTGCCAATATATCAAGCGGCTTCAAAGCGCCCACTGTATTTGAGTTATTCGGCCCCACTTTTTATGGCAGCAATCCTAAACTGAAGCCTGAACAATCAACCAATATTGAAGCAGGCGTACAGTTACAAACATGGCAACATAAACTGCAACTGACAGCTACCGGTTTTTACAGGGATATTAAGGACCTGATCGCGTATGTAGGCAACCAGTCTATTAATATTGACGAACAGAAAGATAAAGGCGCTGAACTGGAGGTAACCGTAACACCGGATGAAAAGTGGAGCATCAAGGCATCTTATACTTATGTAACCGGTAATATTTATCAAACCCGCAGCGGTAAAGATACCAGCTACTATAACCTGCTGCGCAGGCCAAAGAGCACTATAGTGGCCAGCGTTGGTTACCAGGCAACCAAACAACTGTACATCAGTATTGCCGCCCAAAGTCTGGGTAAAAGGACCGACCTGTTCTTTGAATCAGTGCCCCCTTACGGTACTATCCCTGTTAACCTGAAAGCTTATACTTTGCTGAATGCTTATGCAGAATATAAATTACTGGATAATAAGGTAAGGCTGTTTGTGGATGCCAAAAACCTCACCGATGCCAGTTATACAGAAGTGTATGGTTATAATACACCAGGTATTAACATACAGGGAGGATTCAGGATTAATTTATAA
- the cobT gene encoding nicotinate-nucleotide--dimethylbenzimidazole phosphoribosyltransferase produces the protein MTTNTITTSLQEQLQHKINNKTKPPGSLGILEEIALRVGLIQETISPVISLPHIVVFAGDHGIAKTGLVNPYPQEVTAQMVLNFLNGGAAINVFCRQHHITLQVVDAGVNHELIPPSSQLKVKGGEVFLDAKMGYGTGNYLEGPAMSEQAALAAIEKGKAVVKTIAGKGCNCIGFGEMGIGNTSSASLLMSAVTGIPVADCVGRGTGVNDAQLEIKISTLEQVHALHQLHLLHDQPVALLSRAGGFEIAMMAGAYLEAAEQKMVIVVDGFIASAALLIAQLINPSLLTYCLFAHTSGERGHEKMLQHLQAKTMLHLGMRLGEGTGAALAIPLIQSAVKFLQEMASFESAGVSNKE, from the coding sequence ATGACAACAAATACTATTACCACCTCCTTACAGGAGCAGCTACAACATAAGATCAATAACAAGACAAAACCACCAGGCTCACTGGGCATACTGGAAGAGATTGCCCTGCGGGTGGGATTGATACAGGAAACCATCTCGCCGGTGATCAGCCTTCCGCATATTGTTGTTTTTGCAGGCGATCACGGCATTGCCAAAACCGGCCTGGTGAATCCTTATCCGCAGGAAGTCACCGCCCAGATGGTATTGAACTTCCTGAATGGGGGCGCTGCTATCAATGTGTTTTGCCGCCAGCACCATATTACCTTACAGGTAGTGGATGCCGGGGTGAACCATGAGCTCATTCCTCCTTCCTCGCAGCTTAAAGTAAAGGGCGGCGAAGTTTTTCTCGATGCTAAGATGGGATACGGTACGGGCAATTACCTCGAGGGGCCTGCCATGAGTGAGCAGGCTGCCCTGGCAGCTATTGAAAAGGGAAAGGCTGTTGTAAAGACCATTGCCGGTAAAGGCTGTAATTGCATTGGCTTTGGAGAAATGGGTATTGGCAATACCTCTTCGGCATCCCTGCTCATGAGCGCTGTTACCGGCATACCGGTAGCCGATTGTGTGGGCCGGGGCACGGGTGTTAATGATGCACAATTAGAAATCAAGATAAGCACGCTGGAACAGGTGCATGCCTTACACCAGTTGCACCTGCTCCATGATCAGCCGGTTGCTTTATTGTCGAGAGCAGGCGGCTTTGAGATCGCTATGATGGCGGGCGCTTACCTCGAAGCAGCAGAGCAGAAGATGGTCATCGTGGTGGATGGGTTCATTGCTTCGGCCGCTTTATTGATAGCGCAACTGATCAACCCCTCCCTGTTGACATATTGTCTCTTTGCCCACACCAGTGGTGAGCGCGGGCATGAAAAGATGTTGCAGCACCTGCAGGCAAAAACAATGCTGCACCTTGGTATGCGGCTGGGAGAAGGTACCGGTGCGGCATTGGCCATTCCTTTAATACAATCTGCCGTTAAATTCCTGCAGGAAATGGCATCATTCGAATCGGCCGGCGTGTCGAATAAGGAGTAA
- a CDS encoding TonB-dependent receptor — MKHILLILLTSLLVNGLHAQQTASDDTAKALQPVIVKAYEQNRQLKEVSGAINFIGKSQLERFNNTSLLPALNTTPGVHMEERSPGSFRLNVRGSTIRSPFGVRNVKVYWNGIPFTDPGGSTYLNQLSYYNVNSIEVIKGPAGSLYGAGTGGAVLINSQPDQWTKGVDVGYLYGSYNLHNLHAQVRVGSEENRNTFGYTHQTSDGYRDHTNMRRDVATWETRLKINNRQTLQASVLYGDLYYETPGGLTLTEYNNNPRGARPNADALQTAIYQKTFLAGLTHTYQLTDRLDNSSVVYGAFSLIRNPTFRNYEKRSEPHFGGRTLFNWLHDLNGTQLKVSWGAEAQRGFFNTKTFQNKQGRPDTLLTDDDIDSWIYSLFTQASLRFPGDWNVDAGISFNKSSITITRLSVPSFVPVKRTYSNEWAPRLAVSKKIIPELLLYASVAKGFSPPTTQEVLPSTSVISTGLNAEQGVNYEAGIKSSWLQQRLYVEVNAFIYRLQNAIVLRRDSSNADYFVNAGSTKQRGIESQAYYQLIPGRKGFISNARLWVSHTYSHFRYKDFKQGATDFSRKQLPSVAPHTLTAGLDVSTRPGLYANLTWYYSDPIALNDANTVIASSYQLSGGRIGWRTRLCKGIAADIFAGADNLFDVRYSLGNDINAAANRYYNTAAGANYFGGINLQFITAR; from the coding sequence ATGAAACATATCCTGCTTATCCTGTTGACCAGCCTTTTGGTCAATGGCCTGCATGCCCAACAAACAGCCTCTGATGATACAGCCAAAGCATTACAACCTGTCATTGTCAAAGCCTATGAACAAAACCGCCAGTTGAAAGAAGTTTCAGGCGCCATCAACTTCATCGGCAAATCACAGCTTGAACGCTTCAACAATACCAGCCTGCTCCCGGCCCTGAATACCACACCCGGCGTGCACATGGAAGAACGTTCGCCTGGCAGTTTCCGCCTCAATGTAAGGGGTAGCACCATCCGCTCTCCCTTTGGGGTGCGCAACGTGAAGGTGTACTGGAATGGCATCCCCTTCACCGATCCGGGCGGCAGCACTTACCTCAACCAGCTCAGCTATTACAATGTAAATTCTATCGAAGTGATCAAAGGCCCTGCCGGCAGCCTGTATGGAGCAGGCACCGGCGGTGCGGTATTGATCAACAGCCAGCCCGATCAATGGACAAAAGGCGTGGACGTTGGTTACCTGTACGGCAGTTACAACCTCCACAACCTGCATGCACAGGTGCGGGTAGGTAGTGAAGAGAACCGCAATACTTTCGGCTATACCCATCAAACCAGTGATGGCTACCGCGATCATACCAATATGCGGCGTGATGTAGCAACCTGGGAAACGAGGCTGAAAATAAATAACCGCCAGACCCTGCAGGCCAGTGTGCTGTATGGCGACCTGTACTATGAAACGCCCGGCGGCCTCACCCTCACTGAATACAACAATAATCCCCGCGGCGCCCGCCCCAATGCCGATGCCTTACAGACAGCCATTTATCAGAAAACATTCCTGGCAGGATTGACGCACACGTACCAGCTAACTGACCGGCTCGATAACAGTTCTGTGGTATATGGCGCTTTTTCGCTGATCAGGAACCCTACCTTCCGCAACTATGAAAAAAGATCAGAGCCCCATTTTGGTGGCCGCACGCTCTTTAACTGGTTGCATGACCTGAATGGCACGCAACTTAAAGTATCGTGGGGAGCCGAAGCGCAACGTGGTTTCTTTAATACCAAAACCTTTCAGAATAAACAGGGCCGTCCCGATACCCTACTGACCGATGATGATATTGATAGCTGGATCTACTCCCTGTTCACACAAGCCAGCCTGCGCTTTCCCGGCGACTGGAATGTAGATGCAGGCATCAGCTTCAACAAATCATCCATTACCATTACCCGTCTTTCTGTGCCCTCTTTCGTTCCCGTAAAAAGGACCTATAGCAATGAATGGGCGCCACGGCTGGCTGTTTCCAAGAAGATCATCCCGGAGTTATTATTATATGCCAGTGTAGCCAAAGGTTTCTCCCCGCCCACCACACAGGAAGTATTGCCTTCCACATCGGTTATCAGTACCGGACTGAATGCAGAACAGGGCGTGAATTATGAAGCCGGTATCAAAAGCAGTTGGCTGCAGCAAAGGCTGTATGTAGAGGTGAATGCTTTTATTTACCGCCTGCAAAATGCCATTGTACTACGGCGCGATAGTAGCAATGCCGATTATTTTGTGAATGCAGGCTCTACCAAACAAAGGGGTATTGAATCGCAGGCTTATTACCAGTTAATCCCGGGCAGGAAAGGTTTTATATCCAATGCACGTTTATGGGTAAGCCATACTTACAGCCATTTCCGCTACAAGGACTTTAAACAGGGCGCTACCGATTTCTCCCGTAAGCAATTGCCCAGTGTGGCGCCCCATACCCTCACTGCCGGACTGGATGTAAGTACCCGGCCGGGATTGTATGCCAACCTCACCTGGTATTACAGCGATCCCATTGCCCTGAATGATGCCAATACAGTAATCGCTTCTTCCTACCAGCTTAGTGGCGGACGCATCGGCTGGCGCACCCGTCTGTGCAAGGGTATCGCTGCCGATATCTTTGCCGGCGCCGACAACCTGTTCGACGTACGCTATAGCCTGGGCAATGATATTAATGCCGCCGCCAACCGGTATTACAATACCGCAGCAGGCGCCAACTATTTTGGCGGCATCAACCTGCAATTTATTACTGCCAGATAA
- a CDS encoding adenosylcobinamide-GDP ribazoletransferase, producing MKKEIRIFFTALMFLTRLPVPKFTDHSPEYLEKSARYFPLIGWIVAAISGLTFLVFNKYVSEDIAILASIIAGIFTTGAFHEDGFADVCDAFGGGWTKEKILAIMKDSRLGTYGVTGLIGILAAKFLLLKELPKFTPDLIDPSLNIFLNYKNFLLVLVAAHAISRLMGVLTIYFFEYVTDLDGSKSKPVTSSKPSIVTLLIAALFALLPFAFLSWHFALAIIPVVLIAYRLAGYFKKWIGGYTGDCLGAIQQVSELTFYLGVLIVWRYII from the coding sequence ATGAAAAAAGAGATACGCATATTCTTTACGGCATTGATGTTCCTGACGCGCCTGCCGGTGCCAAAGTTTACCGATCACTCGCCCGAATACCTGGAGAAGTCGGCCAGGTACTTCCCACTCATAGGTTGGATCGTTGCCGCCATCAGCGGCCTCACCTTCCTGGTATTCAACAAATATGTGAGTGAGGATATCGCCATACTGGCTTCCATTATTGCCGGTATTTTCACCACCGGCGCTTTTCACGAAGATGGTTTTGCTGATGTATGTGATGCTTTTGGCGGCGGCTGGACAAAAGAGAAAATACTGGCCATCATGAAAGACAGTCGCCTGGGCACCTATGGTGTTACGGGTCTTATTGGCATATTGGCAGCTAAATTCCTGCTGCTGAAAGAGCTGCCCAAGTTTACACCCGATCTTATTGATCCCTCCCTCAATATCTTCCTCAACTATAAGAACTTTTTACTGGTGCTGGTAGCAGCGCACGCCATCAGCCGGTTGATGGGCGTGCTCACCATTTATTTTTTTGAGTACGTGACCGACCTGGATGGCAGCAAATCCAAACCGGTTACCAGCAGCAAACCTTCAATAGTTACTTTATTGATCGCCGCGCTTTTTGCCCTGCTGCCTTTTGCTTTCTTAAGCTGGCATTTTGCATTGGCAATCATTCCTGTAGTGCTGATCGCTTATCGCCTGGCCGGCTACTTTAAAAAATGGATCGGCGGCTATACCGGCGATTGCCTGGGCGCCATTCAACAGGTAAGCGAATTAACCTTCTATCTTGGAGTATTGATTGTTTGGCGATACATTATTTGA
- a CDS encoding MarC family protein, which produces MNFRLEDLITVTFTLFAIIDILGSIPLLITLKQKMGGIDEGKATLVSGGLMILFLLVGEKFLQVLGLDVGSFAVGGAIVIFILGLEMVLGIEFFKSEADAKSGTIVPIAFPLIAGSGTLTTIISLPANYSKWVVFFGILINLVIVYVVLKSLTYIAKLLGPGGLLAVRKFFGVILLAIAVKIFASNVGGLIK; this is translated from the coding sequence ATGAACTTTCGCCTGGAAGACCTGATAACTGTTACCTTCACCTTATTTGCGATCATTGATATTTTGGGGTCTATACCCCTGCTCATTACGCTGAAACAGAAAATGGGCGGCATTGATGAAGGGAAGGCCACGCTCGTATCCGGTGGTCTGATGATCCTGTTCCTGCTGGTCGGCGAGAAGTTCCTGCAAGTGCTGGGATTGGATGTGGGGTCTTTTGCCGTGGGCGGCGCTATCGTGATCTTCATCCTGGGACTGGAAATGGTGCTGGGCATTGAATTTTTTAAAAGTGAAGCGGATGCCAAATCCGGCACCATTGTACCCATTGCTTTTCCGCTGATTGCGGGTTCCGGTACGCTAACCACCATTATTTCCCTGCCGGCCAATTACAGCAAATGGGTGGTTTTCTTCGGTATTTTGATTAACCTGGTGATTGTTTACGTTGTTTTGAAATCCCTGACCTATATTGCGAAACTTTTGGGACCGGGAGGATTGTTGGCGGTGAGAAAGTTTTTTGGCGTAATTTTGCTCGCCATTGCCGTAAAAATCTTTGCAAGCAATGTCGGCGGATTGATCAAATAG
- the cobC gene encoding alpha-ribazole phosphatase — protein MSIYVIRHTTPLIEKGICYGQADIDVTEQFEEEAGIIRQYLPPDLQQVYSSPLQRCRKLAAHLFPEHRIQLDHDLKEINCGEWELLHWDDIPREVIDPWMSDYVNVCIPGGESYVHLYERVTRCFDTVAATGQEAAIVTHGGVIRSILAHITGTSLLNSFAAFSLHYGCVVKIDRQENGLVYEMLSNISTGKEQHKPSYK, from the coding sequence ATGAGCATTTATGTGATCCGCCATACCACACCACTGATTGAAAAGGGCATTTGTTATGGTCAGGCTGATATTGACGTTACAGAGCAATTCGAAGAAGAGGCTGGCATTATCCGTCAATACCTTCCGCCCGATCTGCAACAGGTCTATTCCAGTCCGCTGCAGCGGTGCAGGAAGCTGGCAGCGCATTTATTCCCGGAACATCGTATTCAACTGGACCATGACCTGAAAGAGATCAATTGCGGGGAATGGGAATTGCTGCACTGGGATGATATTCCGCGGGAAGTGATTGACCCCTGGATGAGTGATTATGTGAATGTGTGTATACCGGGCGGCGAAAGTTATGTGCACCTGTATGAGCGGGTGACCCGTTGTTTTGATACGGTAGCAGCCACCGGCCAGGAAGCGGCGATCGTTACCCATGGCGGCGTGATCAGGAGTATACTGGCCCATATTACTGGTACCTCCCTGCTCAATTCCTTCGCCGCTTTTTCACTGCATTATGGCTGTGTGGTAAAGATTGACCGGCAGGAAAATGGCCTTGTTTATGAAATGCTGTCCAATATCAGTACCGGTAAGGAGCAGCATAAGCCGAGTTATAAATAG
- the cobU gene encoding bifunctional adenosylcobinamide kinase/adenosylcobinamide-phosphate guanylyltransferase yields the protein MPISNASPRIVFITGGARSGKSRYAQDLALQLSPAPVYVATARKWDEDFQQRIKRHQDDRDERWTAVEEEKHISRLDLTNKVAVIDCVTLWLTNFFIDNKYDIDQCLAACKQEINQLQQQAGTFIIISNEIGMGVHAETEIGRKFTDLQGWVNQYIASVADKVVFMVSGIPMEIKNVHG from the coding sequence ATGCCAATAAGTAATGCCTCCCCCCGTATTGTATTTATTACCGGCGGGGCGCGTAGCGGTAAAAGCCGTTATGCACAGGACCTGGCCCTACAACTGAGCCCGGCGCCGGTATACGTGGCTACTGCCCGTAAGTGGGATGAGGATTTCCAGCAACGCATTAAACGCCACCAGGATGACCGTGATGAGCGCTGGACGGCTGTGGAAGAAGAAAAACACATCAGCCGGCTCGACCTCACCAATAAGGTAGCCGTTATAGATTGCGTTACCCTCTGGCTCACTAATTTCTTTATTGATAACAAGTATGATATTGACCAATGCCTGGCAGCCTGCAAGCAGGAGATTAACCAGTTGCAGCAACAGGCAGGCACTTTCATCATCATCAGTAATGAGATCGGTATGGGCGTACATGCCGAAACGGAGATTGGCCGCAAGTTTACCGACCTGCAGGGTTGGGTGAATCAATATATTGCTTCAGTAGCCGACAAAGTAGTGTTCATGGTGAGTGGCATACCGATGGAGATAAAGAATGTACATGGATAA